The Candidatus Poribacteria bacterium genomic interval CTCGTCTATTTCGGATACCCGATTACACACGAAGATGCGGCACACCGTGCCGTGAGAGCCGCGTTAGGTATCGTTGCCGCTATAGAAACGCTGAATCCATATCTCCAAACGACTTTCGGCGTAGAAATTAAAGTGCGGATCAGCATTGATACAGGACGTGTTGTCGTCTGGCATATCTCAGGACAGGAAGTTCCGGAAGCAATTGACATCGTAGGAAAAACGCCGAATGTAGCGGCGAGGATGGAAAAACTGGCGACACCGAACAGCGTTGTGATTGGTGATACAACACATCAATTGGTTGAGGGCTTTTTTAAGTGCGATGCGCTCGGTGCGTCTGTGCTCCGCGGTATTTCGCAGCCCGTGAACATCTATCAGGTGTTAGGTGAAATCCCGGTACAGAGTCGGTTGGACATCGCCAGCGAGAGTGGATTGACCCCGTTTATCGGACGGGAACGCGAGGTTGAACGCCTCAAAGAAGGTTGGGCACAAGTGCTTGAAGCGAAAGGGCAAGCTCTTCTTATTGAGGGTGAAGCCGGAATCGGAAAGTCGCGATGTGTACAGATGATTCAGGCGTACGTCGATCAGCATTCGGAGGCAGTTACCTTAGAAGGTAGGTGCTCGCCCTATTATCAGAACAGTCCACTCTATCCGATCCTTTCGCTGTTTCAAGAACACGTTGTGCAGTTCATAAGTACTGATACTGCAGAGACAAGACTCGAAAAACTCGAAAATTTGTTGCGTGACTATACCGGACAAGATACTGAGGCACAAGCAGATATGCCGGAAACGCTGCCTCTCCTTGCTGAATTATTGGAGATACCTTTTGAGGTCCAACGACAAACAGAAACCGGCATCGGTGCTCGTCCTTACGGTAGACCAGTCGAACAAGAGACATATCCATCAGGGTGGGGCGGTAGACAGCGACGGCAACAGACGTTGGAAGTGCTTGTCCAAGTGATGCTGAAGATGTCGGAGCAGAAACCGATACTTTTTGTCGTAGAGGACCTTCACTGGATCGATCCGTCCAGTATAGAATTCCTTACACTCTTAATCTCAAGAATCGAAAACGCTCGAATTTTCACAGTCCTGTCCTATCGTTCTGAAACACGACATTTTCGACAGAGTGCCCAATCAGATGAAGACGGAAACCCACAGACAACTTCCGACGGGAATGGGACAAACACCGCCTTAGATAGAGAAATTCTGGAACAACTTCTGCAACCGGCATGGGCGAACGCACTGCCGTTGGCGGCACTCACGCCTCCTCAGGTGGAGACAATGATTCAGCACGTCGTAGGCGACACACCACTGCCATCAAATTTATTGACGCGCATCGTTGAAATGACTGAAGGCGTACCTCTGTTCGTTGAAGAACTCACCCAGACGATGCTTGAAGGTGACGCGTTGGCACTGTCTTCTGATACGTTGGACACGACGAGTCCACAACCTCAAACAGTGGAGGTGCCTGTAACACTACAAGACTTGCTGACAGCACGACTCGATGAACTCGGCACTTCAAAAGAGATCGTCCAACTCGGTGCAACGCTCGGCAGAGAGTGGACAGCCGAATTACTTCACGAAATTGCGTCCGGTGTCAATCTGGAACATCAGATTTTCACTGATTTCGCATCTCTGAAAGATGAATTGGATAAATTAGTCAACGCCTACATTCTCAATCGCAATGAGATGGTTGACAATCAGTTCCGCTATACGTTCAGACACCCACTTCTGCGTGAGACGGCTTATCAATCGCTGTTAAAAAGCAGACGTCAGCAATACCATCAGCAGATTGCCAAGGTGCTGCGGAGCGGAGACGGTTTCCAACCAGAGCTCGTTGCCTATCATTACACCGAAGCCGGGCTGCTTGAAAAAGCTGCTGACTATTGGTATCGCGCAGCACATCGTGCGTTAGAGCGTTCCGCAAATGTGGAGGGCGTTCGTCACATTATGCAGGGGCTTGCCGCACTTGAAACACTTTCGACTGACGTTAGCACACCAGAACAACAGATGGTTTCCATTGAGCAACGGGAGTTAGAGTTACAAACAACACTCGGTACAGCACTGATTGCGACCAAGGGATACGCCTCTCCAGAGGTGGAAGCCGCCTATACGCGTGCGCGGGAACTTCTTGAGATACTTGAAAAAACGGAAGAGACCTATGCAAAAGATGAATCGGATGTTCTGCTGGATCGAATAAAAGATCTTCGCTTTCCAGTGCTGTTTGGGTTATGGCTCTCTCAGCTGGTACGCGGACGGCTTCTCTCCGCACGCGAACTCGGTGAAGCCTGTCTCGCTATTGCCAAACAGACAGAAGACCAAGCATTTGAAGTTGAAGCATATCGCGCACTTGGCGCGACACTCTACTACCTGAGTGAATTCAACAGTGCCTTGGCACATTTGGAAGCAGGCATTGAACGTTATCAGCCGCAGCACCATCCGGTTCCAGCGTTTCTTCACTATGTAGCGGAACCCGGGATGACGCTTCTTTCCTATTCTGCGCCACTCTTATGGTGCCTCGGTTACCCGACACAAGCGGAAGAGCGGATTAATGCGGCGGTGGTAATAGGAAAGAACACGAACCACCCTTTCAGTGAGGCGGTGTCGCTCCATTTTAAAACCGTGCTTTATCAGTATCAAGGCAAGGTAGAGAAGGTAGATCCCGCTGCGACACAGATGCTACAGATATGTCAGGAACACGGATTTTCCGCCTGGGAAGCCGCAGCAACGGTGCTGAAGGGTTGGGCACTCGCAGAGCAAGACTGCTTTGAAGAAGGCATCGCGATAATTCGTAAAGGCATCGCTGCTTGGGAAGAGACAAGGGGTGAACTACTCCTGCCCCTTTTTCTCGCGCTCCTTGCCCAAGCATATCAACGGGCGGGGCAATACAGTTTAGCCTTACAAACACTTGATTCCGCATTATGTGTCACCACGCGCACAGGAGAACGGACCTATGCTGCAGAACTCGCACGACGGAAGGGCGAACTTTGTTTTATCCTTGCCGAGAAAGTTGAGGCTGTTAGCAAGGAGAACACGGCATCAACTGTTGCACAAGCCGAATCCCATTTTCAGG includes:
- a CDS encoding AAA family ATPase, yielding MEQALPYGAERRQLTVLFCDIVDSTAFTEKLDPEELRNLLEVYRTCVMEVVLAQNGHIARYFGDGILVYFGYPITHEDAAHRAVRAALGIVAAIETLNPYLQTTFGVEIKVRISIDTGRVVVWHISGQEVPEAIDIVGKTPNVAARMEKLATPNSVVIGDTTHQLVEGFFKCDALGASVLRGISQPVNIYQVLGEIPVQSRLDIASESGLTPFIGREREVERLKEGWAQVLEAKGQALLIEGEAGIGKSRCVQMIQAYVDQHSEAVTLEGRCSPYYQNSPLYPILSLFQEHVVQFISTDTAETRLEKLENLLRDYTGQDTEAQADMPETLPLLAELLEIPFEVQRQTETGIGARPYGRPVEQETYPSGWGGRQRRQQTLEVLVQVMLKMSEQKPILFVVEDLHWIDPSSIEFLTLLISRIENARIFTVLSYRSETRHFRQSAQSDEDGNPQTTSDGNGTNTALDREILEQLLQPAWANALPLAALTPPQVETMIQHVVGDTPLPSNLLTRIVEMTEGVPLFVEELTQTMLEGDALALSSDTLDTTSPQPQTVEVPVTLQDLLTARLDELGTSKEIVQLGATLGREWTAELLHEIASGVNLEHQIFTDFASLKDELDKLVNAYILNRNEMVDNQFRYTFRHPLLRETAYQSLLKSRRQQYHQQIAKVLRSGDGFQPELVAYHYTEAGLLEKAADYWYRAAHRALERSANVEGVRHIMQGLAALETLSTDVSTPEQQMVSIEQRELELQTTLGTALIATKGYASPEVEAAYTRARELLEILEKTEETYAKDESDVLLDRIKDLRFPVLFGLWLSQLVRGRLLSARELGEACLAIAKQTEDQAFEVEAYRALGATLYYLSEFNSALAHLEAGIERYQPQHHPVPAFLHYVAEPGMTLLSYSAPLLWCLGYPTQAEERINAAVVIGKNTNHPFSEAVSLHFKTVLYQYQGKVEKVDPAATQMLQICQEHGFSAWEAAATVLKGWALAEQDCFEEGIAIIRKGIAAWEETRGELLLPLFLALLAQAYQRAGQYSLALQTLDSALCVTTRTGERTYAAELARRKGELCFILAEKVEAVSKENTASTVAQAESHFQEALTVARQQSAKSWELRAALSLSELWRTQNRGEDAYNLLKPIYTWFSEGFDTKDLVRAKALLKELEVFAPVPKPDEESRI